Proteins found in one Melospiza georgiana isolate bMelGeo1 chromosome 1, bMelGeo1.pri, whole genome shotgun sequence genomic segment:
- the C1H18orf63 gene encoding uncharacterized protein C18orf63 homolog translates to MNSTRHQLLFFVSLPELQKLCAATVTLNSQIPETETRSTQIKTCRQLLFLYQEILSAPVMGTLNQISVVMAIPFYESGICQAYVERHGATLEAPQTVTPALLQTCLSYTLTARLAPRWNKAGHLLVQGKDFLSHSGRQNAVVIDLNVSERQLCISVEPCSIRLPPPELGDFDISANTVKLFDSNENTVIQQHSILSNWCYVLPSMKMGQIINISHIIPPESPFRSYKDFQMHWKSLYGYILPEDLEERKTYLSVYFKPIGERFFTYPLSCIRSQPVQYFPRTDAEGVMNSFLSDMKSNFSQLCGFPVKMTSKALYATKELSRASVHEIKPKHTKLDGEMVCVVSLTEAPPRKPALPGIPSRCSTEKSHWMERLVKEPGAHSFPSSSESPGGVSIGATEKSTSNKQLPGVPELPAAKSLGTPVNSAFESTLPKVSKIIPIFKGKLMQMNGRITNQTDRKKKESAGRHSPMKSVGVSSSMLSVHKSSITQVFKHIQNMPVKTPTDSSMLQVKNMKTHTKHGAPIFLWKTQSSGQMADSDFSESSASRGSPSEVNHKKTNSPFFLKNAGPVLQKSNTSPCLNTHESSTSSARKGKKFTSQNPTQFLEKQHQSTEVHLQICKLDSEMTNSSLSLQQTKRSNKGAGLNIHESVFKDTVCMAKSEENKAACHSKDCAAETTSHPSKPNFEQVITGNKYLTCETLTSKPTLPVKESNMEGSVKKSCARRRQKEEGYSKLKRAKRSKTCT, encoded by the exons ATGAATAGCACCAGACACCAGCTTCTGTTCTTTGTCAGTCTGCCTGAACTGCAAAAACTCTGTGCTGCTACAGTAACACTGAATTCTCAGATACCAGAAACTGAGACAAGGAGTACACAGATAAAGACTTGCAG ACAATTATTATTCCTGTATCAAGAGATCCTTTCTGCACCTGTTATGGGGACCCTGAATCAAATTTCGGTGGTGATGGCG ATACCATTTTACGAGTCAGGAATATGTCAAGCCTATGTAGAGAGACACGGAGCTACT CTGGAAGCACCACAAACAGTTACTCCAGCCCTTCTCCAAACCTGTCTCTCCTACACACTTACAGCCAGGCTTGCACCCAGATGGAACAAGGCTGGTCACCTCTTGGTGCAAG GGAAAGACTTTTTGTCTCATTCAGGAAGGCAAAATGCTGTTG ttatAGACCTCAATGTGTCAGAGAGACAGCTTTGCATCAGCGTGGAGCCTTGCTCAATTCGGCTGCCACCCCCCGAG cTGGGAGATTTTGATATTTCAGCAAACACCGTAAAGCTGTTTGACAGCAATGAAAACACAGTTATTCAGCAACATTCCATATTAAGTAACTGGTGCTATGTTTTGCCAAG CATGAAAATGGGTCAGATCATAAACATCAGCCACATAATTCCTCCGGAATCTCCTTTCCGTTCATATAAGGATTTTCAGATGCACTGGAAGAGTCTG TATGGATATATTCTTCCTGAGGATcttgaagagagaaaaacatacTTGAGTGTTTACTTCAAACCAATAGGGGAAAGGTTCTTCAC GTACCCTTTAAGTTGCATCCGAAGTCAGCCAGTGCAGTACTTCCCCAGAACAGATGCAGAAGGTGTAATGAACTCTTTTCTTTCTGACATGAAGAGCAATTTTTCACAGCTGTGTGGATTTCCAGTAAAGATGACAAGTAAAGCACTTTATGCTACAAAGGAACTCTCCAGGGCTTCAGTGCAT GAAATAAAACCTAAGCATACGAAATTGGACGGTGAGATGGTTTGTGTAGTATCTCTAACGGAGGCTCCTCCAAGAAAACCTGCTTTGCCTGGAATTCCTTCACGGTGCAGTACGGAAAAGAGCCACTGGATGGAGCGTTTGGTCAAAGAGCCAGGAGCGCACAGTTTTCCGAGTAGCAGTGAGAGTCCAGGAGGGGTTAGCATTGGAGCCACAGAGAAATCAACGAGCAATAAGCAATTACCAGGCGTACCAGAGTTACCTGCTGCAAAATCTTTAGGAACACCTGTAAACTCAGCCTTTGAATCCACTCTCCCAAAAGTCAGCAAAATTATACCAATTTTCAAGGGAAAGTTGATGCAAATGAATGGAAGGATCACAAATCAAACCgataggaagaaaaaggaaagtgcTGGAAGGCATTCACCAATGAAAAGTGTGGGTGTTTCATCTTCTATGCTGTCTGTGCACAAATCCAGCATAACTCAGGTTTTCAAACACATTCAAAATATGCCAGTCAAAACTCCTACTGACAGCAGCATGCTTCAGGTGAAGAACATGAAGACACACACAAAACATGGCGCACCCATATTCCTATGGAAAACCCAGTCTAGTGGACAAATGGCTGACTCTGATTTTTCTGAAAGCTCAGCTTCACGTGGGAGTCCAAGTGAAGTCAATCACAAAAAGACAAATTCTCCATTCTTTCTTAAGAATGCTGGGCCAGTGCTTCAGAAATCAAACACCAGTCCATGTCTGAATACACATGAATCTTCTACTTCCAGTgcaagaaaggggaaaaagttTACAAGTCAAAATCCTACTCAATTTCTTGAGAAACAACACCAGTCAACGGAAGTGCATTTGCAGATTTGTAAATTAGACAGTGAAATGACAAATTCCAGTTTGTCACTGCAACAAACAAAGAGATCAAATAAAGGAGCTGGGTTAAATATTCATGAATCTGTCTTCAAAGATACAGTGTGCATGGCCAAAagtgaagaaaacaaagcagcatGCCACTCTAAGGACTGTGCTGCTGAGACAACCAGTCACCCTTCCAAACCTAACTTTGAACAG GTGATTACAGGGAACAAGTATCTGACATGTGAAACCCTGACCTCAAAACCAACTTTGCCAGTCAAGGAGAGCAACATGGAAGGATCTGTAAAGAAAAGTTGTGCCAGAAGAAGACAG aaggaagaaggtTATTCAAAGTTAAAGAGAGCCAAAAGAAGTAAAACTTGTACTTAA